One part of the Sciurus carolinensis chromosome 4, mSciCar1.2, whole genome shotgun sequence genome encodes these proteins:
- the Plat gene encoding tissue-type plasminogen activator, whose product MMNTMEKVLLCVLLLCGVVFTLPSQEIYTRFRRGARSYRVTCRDEKTQMIYQQHESWLRPMLRNNRVEYCWCNNSRPQCHSVPIKSCNEPRCFNGGICWQALYFSDFVCQCPEGFAGKRCEIDTSATCYKDQGITYRGMWSTVESGAECVNWNSSVLALKRYNGRRPDAIKLGLGNHNYCRNPDRDSKPWCYVFKAGKYTSEFCSTPACSKEKNEDCYFGKGLAYRGTHSLTTSGASCLPWNSMILIGKSYTAWKTNSQALGLGKHNYCRNPDGDAKPWCHVLKDRKLTWEYCDMPQCSTCGLRQYKQPQFRIKGGLFTDITSHPWQAAIFAKNRRSPGERFLCGGVLISSCWVLSAAHCFLERFPPHHLKVVLGRTYRVVPGEEEQKFEVEKYIIHKEFDDDTYDNDIALLQLKSDSVQCAQDSNSVRTICLPDANLQLADWTECELSGYGKHEASSPFYSERLKEAHVRLYPSSRCTSQHMFNKTITNNMLCAGDTRSGGDQANLHDACQGDSGGPLVCVKDKRMTLVGIISWGLGCGQKDIPGVYTKVTNYLDWIQDNMRP is encoded by the exons ATGATGAATACAATGGAGAAAGTGCTTCTGTGTGTTCTGCTGCTTTGTGGAGTAGTCTTCACTTTGCCCAGTCAG GAAATCTACACCCGATTCAGAAGAGGAGCTAGATCCTACAGAG TGACATGCAGGGATGAAAAAACACAGATGATTTACCAGCAACATGAGTCGTGGCTGCGCCCCATGCTCAGGAACAACCGTGTAGAATACTGCTGGTGCAATAACAGCAGGCCGCAGTGCCACTCGGTGCCCATCAAAA GTTGCAATGAGCCGAGGTGCTTCAATGGGGGGATATGTTGGCAGGCTCTGTATTTCTCAGATTTTGTCTGCCAGTGCCCTGAAGGATTTGCTGGAAAACGCTGTGAAatag ATACCAGTGCCACATGCTACAAGGACCAAGGCATCACCTACAGGGGCATGTGGAGCACCGTGGAAAGTGGGGCTGAGTGTGTCAACTGGAACAGCAGCGTGCTGGCCCTGAAGCGCTACAATGGGCGGAGACCAGATGCCATCAAGCTGGGTCTTGGGAATCACAACTATTGCAG GAACCCCGATCGAGATTCGAAGCCCTGGTGCTATGTCTTTAAGGCAGGGAAGTACACCTCAGAGTTCTGCAGCACACCAGCCTGCTCCAAAG agAAAAATGAGGACTGCTACTTTGGAAAAGGGTTAGCATACCGTGGCACCCACAGTCTCACCACATCTGGTGCCTCTTGCCTTCCGTGGAATTCCATGATTCTGATAGGCAAGAGTTACACAGCGTGGAAGACCAACTCCCAGGCTCTTGGCCTGGGAAAACATAATTATTGCCG GAATCCAGACGGAGATGCCAAGCCCTGGTGCCATGTGCTGAAGGATCGCAAGTTGACGTGGGAATACTGTGACATGCCCCAGTGCT CCACCTGTGGCCTGAGACAATACAAGCAGCCTCAGTTTCGCATTAAAGGAGGACTCTTCACAGACATCACTTCTCATCCTTGGCAGGCTGCCATCTTTGCCAAGAATAGGAGGTCACCAGGAGAGAGGTTTTTGTGTGGAGGAGTGTTGATCAGTTCCTGCTGGGTCCTGTCTGCTGCCCACTGCTTCCTGGAGAG GTTTCCTCCCCACCACCTTAAAGTGGTCTTGGGCAGAACATACCGGGTGGTCCCTGGTGAAGAGGAACAGAAATTTGAAGTAGAAAAATACATCATCCATAAGGAATTTGATGATGACACTTATGACAATGATATTG CATTGCTGCAACTGAAATCAGACTCAGTACAGTGTGCCCAGGACAGCAACTCTGTCCGCACCATCTGCCTCCCTGACGCCAACCTGCAGCTGGCTGACTGGACAGAATGTGAGCTATCTGGCTATGGCAAGCACGAGGCAT CCTCTCCTTTCTATTCTGAACGACTGAAGGAGGCTCATGTCAGATTGTACCCATCCAGCCGCTGTACATCACAACATATGTTTAATAAAACCATCACAAACaacatgctgtgtgctggagacACTCGCAGTGGAGGGGACCAAGCAAACCTGCATGATGCTTGCCAG